A genome region from Drosophila simulans strain w501 chromosome 2R, Prin_Dsim_3.1, whole genome shotgun sequence includes the following:
- the LOC6733867 gene encoding ran-binding proteins 9/10 homolog isoform X1 — MENVEEAPPLSSESNSNSNNSSASSSSHQLSQSGAMGAEIAPSTSRSHSHSPTPSPPVPASSHDQPHPDHPSPPLNASETEARENSPHDHSPTPTFHQTAPPPTTSSTAPQRDEREQQQQQQQEAPPLQQDQQENPPAPDQELHLLLDQQNQEYPAVQQDQQAELNQELHHIEGLIRHRESQNQEEHPPQASLENREPSGQEDTNQEPDEPQARDPEIEPEAEPPPPLLLEDLDEQDSGSQDLNEQQPPLIIDANAIAETIDANAVERIDDYEDDDEEVDEEEEVVEDRVDRAGEVASVSGAQRLHSVAVLPRYSSASRAPRSSNNNNNNISNHNNNNNNTNSSSLSRRTRHFYSNNGSHFSNDMFPSHAPRSSTQTSSPRVGGRRHHSTPAASSNSPQHQGVDPLRLLYPNVNESETPLPRCWSPHDKCLSIGLSQNNLRVTYKGVGKQHSDAASVRTAYPIPSSCGLYYFEVRIISKGRNGYMGIGLTAQQFRMNRLPVGWDKQSYGYHGDDGNSFSSSGNGQTYGPTFTTGDVIGCCVNFVNNTCFYTKNGVDLGIAFRDLPTKLYPTVGLQTPGEEVDANFGQEPFKFDKIVDMMKEMRSNVLRKIDRYPHLLETPENLMNRLVSTYLVHNAFSKTAEAFNGYTNQTFNEDLASIKTRQKIIKLILTGKMSQAIEHTLRSFPGLLENNKNLWFALKCRQFIEMINGADIENVNNKVTATTQTMPTNQTSVIQSTKTFKHSKSGNGNGNVNINQTQQQNNTAIPAVIKPQGGDRPDIKNMLVDDNSNKCVEHDSNSMDVEMEPCQSHSNGGDSSSNGNASAVRNSLDAIDEEMDVDVSPSSRNCGRVIEKILEFGKELSSMGQQLEKENLMTEEERQMLEDAFSLIAYSNPWSSPLGWLLCPSRRESVSTTLNSAILESLNFERRPPLEYLVAHASELIKVIGQHSLGEDAFITIDDVFPQN, encoded by the exons ATGGAGAACGTCGAAGAGGCCCCGCCACTCTCTTCGgagagcaacagcaatagcaacaacagcagcgccagcagcagctctcACCAGCTCTCTCAATCGGGAGCCATGGGTGCCGAAATAGCCCCCTCTACGTCTCGGTCACACTCTCATTCGCCCACACCCTCGCCCCCCGTCCCCGCGTCCTCTCACGACCAACCCCATCCCGATCACCCGAGTCCCCCATTGAATGCATCTGAAACGGAGGCTCGCGAGAATTCACCACATGATCACTCACCCACTCCTACTTTCCACCAGACTGCACCGCCACCCACGACTTCATCGACGGCACCGCAGCGGGACGAGcgggagcagcaacagcagcagcagcaagaggCGCCACCATTgcagcaggatcagcaggAGAATCCGCCCGCGCCGGACCAGGAGCTGCACCTATTGCTGGATCAACAAAATCAAGAATATCCGGCAGTGCAACAGGATCAACAAGCGGAGCTAAACCAGGAGCTGCATCACATAGAGGGTCTTATTCGGCACCGAGAATCGCAGAATCAGGAAGAGCATCCACCACAAGCATCGCTGGAAAACCGGGAGCCATCAGGACAAGAAGATACCAACCAAGAACCGGATGAGCCGCAAGCTCGAGATCCCGAAATCGAACCAGAAGCCgagccaccgccaccgctgcTTCTTGAAGATCTGGACGAGCAGGACTCCGGATCGCAGGATCTTAACGAGCAGCAGCCGCCACTGATTATAGACGCCAACGCCATAGCCGAGACCATAGACGCCAACGCCGTGGAGCGCATCGACGACTAcgaagacgacgacgaggaggtggatgaagaggaggaggtggtAGAGGACCGGGTCGACAGAGCCGGCGAAGTCGCATCCGTTTCCGGTGCCCAGCGCCTGCACTCGGTGGCCGTTTTGCCGCGCTACTCCTCAGCCTCACGAGCCccaaggagcagcaacaataacaacaacaatattagcaatcacaacaacaataataacaacaccAACAGTAGCAGCCTCTCGCGACGCACTCGCCACTTCTACAGCAACAACGGCAGTCACTTCAGCAACGACATGTtccccagccacgccccccgcagCAGCACCCAGACATCATCGCCCCGGGTCGGAGGTCGCCGCCATCACTCGACCCCCGCCGCCAGCTCCAATTCGCCACAGCACCAGGGCGTGGATCCCTTAAGGCTGCTCTATCCCAATGTCAACGAGAGCGAGACTCCTCTGCCCAGGTGCTGGAGTCCCCATGACAAGTGCTTGTCCATCGGATTGTCGCAGAACAACCTGAGGGTCACCTACAAGG GTGTGGGCAAGCAGCACAGTGATGCCGCCTCAGTGCGCACTGCCTATCCGATCCCGTCCTCCTGCGGACTGTACTACTTCGAGGTGCGGATAATCTCCAAGGGACGCAACGGCTACATGGGCATTGGCCTAACTGCCCAGCAGTTCCGTATGAACCGCCTGCCAG TAGGTTGGGACAAACAGTCGTACGGGTACCACGGCGACGATGGCAACTCGTTTAGCTCCTCGGGTAATGGCCAGACCTACGGCCCCACATTTACCACCGGCGATGTGATTGGATGTTGCGTCAACTTTGTGAACAACACGTGCTTCTACACCAAGAACGGAGTGGATCTGGGCATCGCATTTAGGGATTTGCCG ACTAAGCTTTATCCCACTGTGGGCCTACAGACTCCAGGCGAGGAAGTGGATGCCAACTTTGGTCAGGAACCATTCAAGTTCGACAAGATCGTCGATATGATGAAGGAGATGCGCTCCAATGTGCTGCGCAAGATCGACCGTTATCCACATCTGCTGGAGACCCCAGAAAACCTGATGAATCG CCTGGTTTCCACCTATTTGGTGCATAATGCGTTCAGCAAGACGGCCGAGGCGTTCAATGGCTACACAAATCAGACTTTCAACGAGGACTTGGCATCGATCAAGACACGTCAAA AGATCATTAAGCTCATACTGACAGGCAAAATGAGCCAGGCCATCGAGCACACACTACGCTCTTTCCCCGGACTtctggaaaataataaaaacctcTGGTTCGCATTGAAGTGCCGCCAGTTCATTGAGATGATCAATGGAGCAGACATTGAG AACGTGAACAACAAAGTCACCGCCACCACACAGACCATGCCCACAAACCAGACGTCAGTGATACAGTCCACCAAGACGTTCAAGCACAGCAAGAGcggcaatggaaatggcaacgTCAACATAAATCAGACTCAACAACAGAACAACACTGCGATTCCAGCTGTGATAAAGCCACAAGGCGGCGATAGGCCAGATATAAAAAA CATGTTGGTTGACGATAACTCCAACAAGTGCGTGGAGCACGACAGCAACAGCATGGACGTAGAAATGGAGCCCTGCCAGAGTCACTCCAACGGCGGGGACTCGAGCTCCAATGGCAATGCCAGCGCAGTGCGCAACTCTCTAGATGCCATCGACGAGGAAATGG ATGTAGATGTTTCCCCCTCATCGCGTAACTGTGGTCGTGTGATCGAGAAGATCCTTGAGTTCGGCAAGGAACTGTCCAGCATgggccagcagctggagaaggagaacCTAATGACTGAAGAGGAGCGTCAAATGTTGGAG GATGCATTTAGTCTGATTGCCTACTCTAATCCTTGGTCCAGTCCGCTGGGCTGGCTGTTGTGTCCCTCGCGACGTGAGAGTGTTTCCACCACGCTCAACTCGGCCATATTGG AGTCCCTGAACTTCGAGCGTCGTCCGCCGCTGGAATACCTAGTGGCTCACGCCTCGGAGCTGATCAAGGTGATCGGACAGCACTCGCTGGGCGAGGACGCTTTCATTACCATCGACGATGTGTTCCCGCAAAATTGA